In Streptomyces nojiriensis, one genomic interval encodes:
- a CDS encoding YdeI/OmpD-associated family protein, producing MKFWAHVEPPEPMRGLEVPPEVVAALGGGARPPVTITVNGHSWKSRVAIMRGRHLLGLSNANRQAAGVATGEEVEVELELDTEPRVVVEPPDFARALDDDPVARAAYGNLAHSRKYEHVRAVESAKKPETRRRRIEKAIATLRG from the coding sequence ATGAAGTTTTGGGCCCACGTCGAGCCGCCCGAGCCCATGCGGGGCCTGGAAGTTCCGCCCGAGGTGGTAGCAGCGCTCGGCGGGGGCGCGCGGCCGCCAGTGACGATCACGGTCAACGGGCATTCCTGGAAGAGCCGGGTCGCCATCATGCGAGGCCGCCACCTGCTCGGCCTCAGCAACGCCAACCGGCAGGCCGCGGGTGTCGCGACCGGCGAGGAGGTCGAGGTCGAGCTGGAGCTCGACACCGAGCCGCGCGTCGTCGTCGAGCCCCCGGACTTCGCCCGAGCCCTGGACGACGACCCGGTCGCCCGCGCGGCGTACGGCAACCTTGCCCACAGCCGCAAGTACGAACATGTGCGCGCCGTCGAGAGCGCGAAGAAGCCCGAGACGCGGCGACGGCGTATCGAGAAGGCCATCGCCACCCTGCGGGGCTGA
- a CDS encoding DoxX family protein, which produces MSKRLMTGLYWFLAFEFTLGAVTKYWPGDTLFSSAYSAKFVEWGYPSWMRFVVGALEGAAAVLLVIPDRRTRFLGATTLMFVLTGAVTTHIVNHDPAVESWAAPTHLLIMGILALAHWPADWRDLLRSPTASRRRPEQHVPSDEMTRVQRFGGNP; this is translated from the coding sequence ATGTCGAAGCGACTCATGACCGGTCTGTACTGGTTCCTGGCCTTTGAGTTCACGCTGGGCGCCGTGACCAAGTACTGGCCGGGCGACACGCTGTTCAGCTCGGCTTACTCCGCGAAGTTCGTCGAGTGGGGTTACCCGTCCTGGATGCGCTTCGTGGTCGGTGCCCTGGAAGGTGCAGCCGCCGTCCTGCTGGTGATCCCCGACAGGCGAACACGCTTCCTGGGTGCCACGACGCTGATGTTCGTGCTCACCGGCGCGGTCACCACCCACATCGTCAACCACGACCCGGCGGTGGAGAGCTGGGCCGCGCCGACCCACCTGCTCATCATGGGCATCCTCGCGCTGGCCCATTGGCCTGCCGACTGGCGAGACCTCCTGCGGTCTCCTACCGCGTCGCGTCGGCGGCCCGAACAGCACGTCCCGTCCGACGAAATGACAAGGGTGCAGCGCTTCGGAGGGAATCCCTGA
- a CDS encoding VOC family protein, producing MISGAHVILYSQDAEADRAFIRDVLDFPMVDAGGGWLIFKLPPAEVAVHPADGPPRHEFYLMCDNLDSQLREFRAKGVEITRPVSEQRWGRLTAVRLPSGAELPLYEPLHPTAHGL from the coding sequence ATGATCAGCGGTGCGCATGTCATCCTCTACAGCCAGGACGCCGAGGCGGACCGTGCTTTCATCCGTGACGTCCTCGACTTCCCCATGGTCGACGCGGGTGGCGGCTGGCTCATCTTCAAGCTGCCCCCGGCCGAAGTCGCCGTACACCCTGCCGACGGCCCACCCCGGCACGAGTTCTACCTGATGTGCGACAACCTTGATTCCCAGCTACGCGAATTCCGCGCCAAGGGCGTCGAGATCACCCGCCCGGTCAGCGAACAGCGCTGGGGCAGACTGACGGCTGTCCGGCTTCCCAGCGGCGCCGAACTTCCGCTGTACGAACCGTTGCACCCCACCGCCCACGGCTTGTGA
- a CDS encoding lytic polysaccharide monooxygenase auxiliary activity family 9 protein: protein MSTTRPAATASPDPARPPARRTAFLRLTALVALPLAVTTLGSAPASAHGSTADPVSRSVACTKNPKASEACRLALAQSPGIPGDWKSIVQGRAIDHSTPTSSPQHRARIPDGKLCSAGNAQFSGLDLARDDFPSTTLPGGAEYDIRYDISALHNPYRMEMYVTKDGYDPKKPLKWSDLEDTPFLSADNTAATAAPPGFLGAKAFTFKAVLPEKKGKHLIYTIWHGLKRPDGSFQSEEAFYSCSDVTFK, encoded by the coding sequence ATGAGCACGACCCGCCCCGCCGCCACGGCTTCCCCCGACCCGGCACGGCCCCCGGCCCGCCGCACCGCCTTCCTGCGCCTCACCGCGCTCGTGGCCCTCCCCCTCGCCGTGACCACCCTCGGCTCCGCGCCCGCCTCCGCACACGGCTCCACCGCCGACCCGGTCAGCCGCAGCGTCGCCTGCACCAAGAACCCGAAGGCGAGCGAGGCCTGCCGACTCGCCCTCGCCCAGAGCCCCGGCATCCCCGGCGACTGGAAGTCGATCGTCCAGGGCCGCGCCATCGACCACAGCACCCCGACCTCCTCCCCGCAGCACCGCGCCCGCATACCCGACGGCAAGCTGTGCAGCGCCGGCAACGCACAGTTCTCCGGCCTGGACCTGGCACGCGACGACTTCCCCTCGACGACACTGCCCGGCGGCGCCGAGTACGACATCCGCTACGACATCAGCGCGCTGCACAACCCGTACCGCATGGAGATGTACGTCACCAAGGACGGCTACGACCCGAAGAAGCCGCTGAAGTGGTCCGACCTGGAGGACACCCCCTTCCTCAGCGCCGACAACACCGCGGCCACGGCAGCACCCCCGGGCTTCCTCGGCGCGAAGGCGTTCACGTTCAAGGCGGTGCTCCCCGAAAAGAAGGGCAAGCACCTGATCTACACGATCTGGCACGGACTGAAGCGGCCCGACGGCTCCTTCCAGAGCGAGGAGGCCTTCTACTCCTGCTCGGACGTCACCTTCAAGTAG
- a CDS encoding fibronectin type III domain-containing protein encodes MSRKRIALACAAVVVGVCSVVIPVAANAGEEKDGLSAACRVADQATVWWASGEVSLANKGDRPVRDWTAEFDVSQGQVTLDNPWAYELRQTGKHVTVKPIADRADVAANGNRAVKVGINPAGKGIPKITGCRVNGPSGNGSDTGTNTAVPADGGSFVKDDTAVHLMWKPPAGGAEIVRYEVFQDGKQVKTVKDTMTDIERLAPATRYTFKVRAVRADGRTTGFSKDIVLTTLAAPGQDKAKPVIPADLEATASGPYQALLRWRAATDDVAVTGYRIYHNGTKVQEADAKATSATVSGLTASTAYRFKVTAVDASGKESDPTREAQVTTTAAPDGNGGKAAPGDFAATTATKQDGGVTQHYLNLTWAVPQGVGQITTYQVYLNGRPAQTFMWGTGDPVLPVPATKGSREVLVGAHPGTTYTVKIRARLGDGTWGPFSRELTVKTGG; translated from the coding sequence ATGTCCCGAAAGCGAATTGCCCTGGCCTGCGCGGCCGTGGTCGTCGGGGTCTGCTCCGTCGTCATCCCCGTGGCCGCCAACGCGGGAGAGGAGAAGGACGGCCTCAGCGCCGCCTGCCGCGTCGCGGACCAGGCCACCGTGTGGTGGGCGTCCGGCGAGGTCTCCCTGGCCAACAAGGGGGACCGGCCCGTACGGGACTGGACCGCCGAGTTCGACGTGTCGCAGGGGCAGGTCACCCTCGACAACCCCTGGGCGTACGAACTCCGCCAGACCGGCAAGCACGTCACCGTCAAGCCGATCGCCGACCGCGCCGACGTGGCCGCCAACGGCAACCGGGCCGTCAAGGTCGGGATCAACCCCGCCGGCAAGGGCATACCCAAGATCACCGGATGCCGCGTGAACGGCCCGTCGGGCAACGGGAGCGACACCGGCACGAACACGGCCGTCCCCGCCGACGGCGGCTCCTTCGTCAAGGACGACACCGCCGTCCACCTGATGTGGAAGCCGCCCGCCGGCGGCGCCGAAATCGTGCGCTACGAGGTCTTCCAGGACGGCAAGCAGGTCAAGACCGTCAAGGACACGATGACGGACATCGAGCGGCTGGCCCCCGCCACCCGCTACACGTTCAAGGTCCGCGCCGTCCGCGCCGACGGCCGCACCACCGGCTTCAGCAAAGACATCGTGCTCACCACCCTCGCCGCACCCGGCCAGGACAAGGCGAAGCCGGTCATCCCCGCGGACCTGGAGGCGACGGCCTCCGGCCCGTACCAGGCCTTGCTGCGCTGGCGCGCGGCGACCGACGACGTCGCCGTCACCGGCTACCGGATCTACCACAACGGCACCAAGGTCCAGGAGGCGGACGCCAAGGCCACCTCGGCCACCGTCTCCGGCCTGACCGCGAGCACCGCCTACCGCTTCAAGGTCACCGCCGTCGACGCCTCCGGCAAGGAGTCCGACCCGACCCGCGAAGCACAGGTGACGACCACCGCGGCCCCCGACGGCAACGGCGGCAAGGCCGCCCCCGGCGACTTCGCCGCCACCACCGCCACGAAGCAGGACGGCGGCGTCACCCAGCACTACCTGAACCTCACCTGGGCCGTCCCGCAGGGCGTCGGCCAGATCACCACCTACCAGGTCTACCTGAACGGCAGGCCCGCCCAGACCTTCATGTGGGGCACCGGCGACCCGGTGCTGCCGGTCCCGGCGACGAAGGGCTCACGCGAGGTGCTCGTCGGCGCCCACCCCGGCACGACGTACACCGTGAAGATCCGGGCACGGCTCGGCGACGGCACGTGGGGCCCGTTCTCCCGCGAGCTGACCGTGAAGACAGGCGGCTGA
- a CDS encoding teichoic acid biosynthesis protein C, with protein sequence MNRAPGFSLSRRGLIRTGVGASLAALGFGVAGAQTASADVTATKRFDLAEPSYDLFRSKDTHGARVQQSFAFDWVNKFLFVATKRSGSDESDGDLCINKMDFDGNYISYMHLNGFGHGVAFAALPSGSGTELWIECDANTSGYGTALAPIRYTADTTLASPAAAAAYRPIPGATEYTCSVDPVYRRMIVRYHTRAGKRIAVYPLSAFETRSFGSPLVDFKQPTIPGTPQGYTLYGSYMYYLTGDAYPGDGTPTGDGNSYITSIDINKGTLTQGPVLTKAGSTLHHREPEGLAIYRTDAGEARLFIGFATGVEGDRRSSIFYKNALV encoded by the coding sequence ATGAATCGAGCCCCTGGCTTCTCCCTCTCCCGCCGCGGCCTCATACGCACCGGTGTCGGCGCCTCGCTTGCCGCGCTCGGGTTTGGCGTCGCCGGAGCTCAGACCGCTTCTGCCGACGTGACCGCGACCAAGCGTTTCGACCTTGCGGAGCCGTCGTACGACCTGTTCCGGTCCAAGGACACGCACGGTGCGCGGGTCCAGCAGAGCTTCGCCTTCGACTGGGTGAACAAGTTCCTGTTCGTGGCGACCAAGCGGAGCGGAAGCGACGAGTCCGACGGCGACCTGTGCATCAACAAGATGGACTTCGACGGGAACTACATCTCGTACATGCACCTCAACGGCTTCGGTCACGGCGTCGCCTTCGCCGCGCTGCCCAGCGGTTCCGGGACCGAGCTGTGGATCGAGTGCGACGCGAACACCAGCGGGTACGGCACCGCGCTCGCCCCCATCCGTTACACCGCCGACACCACCCTGGCCTCGCCGGCTGCCGCGGCCGCCTACCGGCCGATCCCGGGGGCCACCGAGTACACCTGCTCCGTCGACCCGGTCTACCGGCGCATGATCGTTCGCTACCACACCAGGGCCGGCAAGCGCATCGCCGTGTACCCCCTCTCCGCCTTCGAGACACGCAGCTTCGGCTCACCGCTCGTCGACTTCAAGCAGCCGACGATCCCCGGCACCCCACAGGGCTACACCCTCTACGGCTCGTACATGTACTACCTGACGGGTGACGCGTACCCCGGCGACGGCACCCCCACCGGCGACGGCAACTCCTACATCACCAGCATCGACATCAACAAGGGCACGTTGACGCAGGGCCCCGTCCTCACCAAGGCCGGCTCCACCCTCCACCACCGCGAGCCCGAGGGCCTGGCGATCTACCGCACCGACGCCGGCGAGGCCCGCCTCTTCATCGGCTTCGCCACCGGCGTGGAGGGCGACCGGCGCTCCAGCATCTTCTACAAGAACGCGCTGGTCTGA
- a CDS encoding MFS transporter: MLTATCVSAFVVNANTFAVSILLPAISEDTGASLATLQWAVTGYSLVGAAVIVTSGALGDTLGRRQIFIGGLLLFVASCVLIALGDSAGSVIGGRAIQGAAGSTILACGLSLLSAGASGEAQMRSVSLWGAASAAGAAAGPLPGGVLVDVTGWQGLFWIDAGIAAVCVPLTLRTVPESRDPSRPRSVDLAGTALIAAVLVPFVFAVTEGADWGWLSVPTLVCFVISAVAVAGFVMVEKRVRTPLIDLALLRNKILVGSSVAILVVAGCINAVMYVCSLYFQNPDGLGMTPLEAGVATLPAAAGIVVTAPLITRFVDRLGARRVIAGGFGIATAGLAVFAFVEASWEYAVFVVPLVVLAVGLGLANGPASSVATACVTDDQVGAASGVSNMGRYVGAAVLTAVTAALFDSVYTHQYISGTAVADALAAGFSRAAIGLALFCASGIALALLVGRIRPTGPPTAAHYAAAAAAGSHTLPTWPTAETTGPANGTPA; the protein is encoded by the coding sequence GTGCTGACGGCAACGTGTGTCTCGGCTTTCGTCGTGAACGCGAACACGTTCGCGGTCAGCATTCTTCTGCCTGCCATCAGTGAGGACACCGGCGCCTCCCTGGCCACGTTGCAGTGGGCCGTGACCGGCTACTCGCTGGTCGGTGCGGCCGTGATCGTCACCTCGGGCGCCTTGGGCGACACCCTCGGGCGCCGGCAGATCTTCATCGGCGGCCTGCTGCTGTTCGTGGCCTCGTGCGTGCTGATCGCTCTGGGCGACAGTGCCGGATCCGTAATCGGCGGCCGCGCGATCCAGGGTGCGGCGGGCTCGACGATCCTGGCCTGTGGGCTCAGTCTGCTGTCGGCGGGTGCCTCGGGCGAGGCCCAGATGCGTTCGGTGTCGCTGTGGGGCGCGGCTTCGGCCGCCGGTGCCGCCGCGGGCCCCTTGCCGGGTGGGGTGCTTGTCGACGTCACGGGCTGGCAGGGACTGTTCTGGATCGACGCGGGGATCGCGGCTGTCTGCGTACCTCTGACCCTGCGCACGGTGCCGGAGTCCCGTGACCCTTCGCGTCCGCGTTCCGTGGACCTGGCCGGGACCGCACTGATCGCCGCGGTACTGGTCCCGTTCGTGTTCGCGGTGACCGAGGGTGCGGACTGGGGCTGGCTCAGTGTCCCGACCCTGGTGTGCTTCGTGATCTCGGCCGTGGCGGTGGCCGGTTTCGTCATGGTCGAGAAGCGGGTGCGTACCCCCCTGATCGACCTGGCGTTGCTGCGCAACAAGATCCTGGTCGGTTCGAGTGTCGCCATTCTGGTGGTGGCGGGATGCATCAACGCGGTGATGTACGTGTGCAGTCTGTACTTCCAGAACCCCGATGGTCTGGGCATGACGCCGCTGGAGGCGGGTGTGGCCACGTTGCCCGCGGCGGCCGGGATCGTGGTGACCGCTCCTTTGATCACGCGGTTCGTCGACAGGCTGGGGGCTCGAAGGGTGATCGCCGGGGGGTTCGGGATCGCGACGGCGGGGTTGGCCGTGTTCGCCTTCGTCGAGGCGTCCTGGGAGTACGCCGTGTTCGTCGTGCCGCTGGTCGTGCTCGCCGTCGGCCTGGGGCTGGCGAACGGGCCGGCGTCGTCCGTCGCCACCGCCTGTGTGACGGACGACCAGGTCGGTGCCGCCTCCGGCGTCTCCAACATGGGCCGCTATGTCGGGGCAGCCGTCCTCACCGCCGTCACCGCGGCCCTGTTCGACTCGGTCTACACCCATCAGTACATCAGCGGCACCGCGGTGGCGGACGCCCTGGCGGCCGGGTTCTCCCGCGCGGCGATCGGCCTCGCCCTGTTCTGCGCGTCCGGTATCGCGCTGGCCCTGCTGGTCGGCCGCATCCGCCCCACCGGCCCGCCCACAGCCGCTCACTACGCGGCAGCGGCGGCCGCCGGCTCGCACACCCTCCCCACCTGGCCCACCGCCGAAACGACGGGCCCGGCGAACGGCACGCCTGCCTGA
- a CDS encoding zinc-ribbon domain-containing protein, with the protein MNRVVTPANSLLAVAPQIAAQWHPSRNGSLTADAVVAGSNRRVWWRCARGHEWQTQINTRVLQRTRCGLCCRGQQSGAEVALFAELHVLLVPLLGGGAVRRHVRPDGVAMRIARCDILIDRLERPVVVEYDGAYWHRSRSGPDREKALAIRGAGHRMVRVREAPLKALHPDDVVIGAGADAHAAAAAVLGRMVERGWLSARAASAAAEYAAAGRPRGTELCAALLGEVDRPDLGAESLAVTHPGLAGEWDAEANATLTPRHVGASTSASCWWICPVGDRYPCAPRERVAGRGCSVCSGKRVNARTSLAACRPDLAAEYVPREGRSADDIGAGSHQRVLWRCGTCSHEWQAVLRSRTRNGAGCPACAGKVATASVNLAVVYPAVAATWHPVLNDGLRPAGVRPKSNKTVWWLCPDCEKPYRGTVVDRVAARHACCGACARLRSWSTRRA; encoded by the coding sequence GTGAACAGGGTGGTCACCCCGGCCAACAGCCTTCTGGCAGTAGCCCCGCAGATTGCAGCGCAGTGGCACCCGAGCAGGAACGGCTCCTTGACTGCGGACGCGGTCGTTGCCGGCTCCAACCGGCGGGTGTGGTGGAGGTGTGCTCGGGGCCATGAATGGCAGACCCAGATCAACACGCGCGTATTGCAGCGAACGAGGTGCGGTCTGTGCTGCCGTGGCCAGCAGTCCGGTGCTGAGGTCGCTCTGTTCGCCGAGCTGCACGTGTTGCTGGTTCCGCTCCTGGGCGGCGGCGCGGTACGTCGGCATGTGCGGCCGGACGGGGTGGCCATGAGGATCGCCAGGTGCGACATCCTGATCGACCGCCTGGAGAGGCCCGTGGTCGTGGAGTACGACGGAGCGTACTGGCATCGCAGTCGTTCAGGGCCGGATCGGGAGAAGGCCCTCGCGATACGGGGTGCCGGGCACCGCATGGTGCGGGTGCGTGAAGCGCCTTTGAAGGCGCTGCACCCGGACGACGTGGTCATAGGCGCCGGCGCGGACGCTCATGCTGCTGCCGCGGCGGTGCTGGGGCGCATGGTGGAACGGGGATGGCTGTCTGCCCGGGCGGCATCGGCGGCGGCGGAGTACGCCGCTGCCGGCCGGCCCCGGGGCACAGAGCTGTGCGCTGCTCTGCTCGGTGAGGTCGATCGCCCGGATCTGGGTGCCGAGTCTCTGGCGGTCACCCATCCGGGCCTGGCAGGTGAATGGGACGCCGAGGCCAACGCGACGCTGACGCCCCGCCACGTCGGCGCGAGTACCTCTGCTTCCTGCTGGTGGATCTGCCCCGTGGGCGACCGCTACCCCTGCGCGCCTCGTGAGCGGGTCGCGGGGCGTGGATGCTCGGTGTGCAGTGGGAAGCGGGTCAACGCCCGCACCAGCCTGGCCGCCTGCCGCCCCGATCTGGCCGCCGAGTACGTGCCGCGGGAGGGGCGCAGCGCCGATGACATCGGGGCGGGGTCCCACCAGCGTGTTCTTTGGCGCTGCGGGACCTGTTCCCATGAGTGGCAGGCCGTCTTGCGCAGCCGGACCCGTAACGGGGCGGGGTGCCCCGCATGCGCGGGCAAGGTCGCCACGGCAAGCGTCAACCTGGCTGTCGTGTACCCGGCGGTCGCTGCGACCTGGCACCCGGTGTTGAACGATGGTCTGCGCCCCGCCGGCGTGCGGCCGAAGTCGAACAAGACGGTGTGGTGGCTGTGCCCTGACTGTGAGAAGCCCTACCGGGGAACGGTCGTGGACCGGGTGGCGGCCCGGCATGCCTGTTGTGGTGCCTGCGCGCGCCTTCGGTCCTGGAGCACTCGCAGAGCGTAG
- a CDS encoding MerR family transcriptional regulator, with translation MDATTLYSIGELSRRTGLPVRTIRFYSDSGVVAPTTRSPAGYRLYDAHALLRLELLRTLRELGMDLATVRRVLDRELAMADVAAAHADALDIQIRVLQLRRSVLRAVARGGSGPEETKLMHRLTQLSGEERRRLIDDFVDGTFGTADAAPAAVAMVRAATPDLPDDPSSEQVEAWVELAGLVGDEDFRARMRRTAVYQATGRTPDIESEAGEELMEFTRRKVAEAVESGIDPLGDGGTRVVDDLVHRFAAVFARTPDTEFRDWMARQFEEAHDPRVDRYWRLVWIVNGWQVVPNLEPMYPWLIHALRNDREA, from the coding sequence ATGGACGCCACGACCCTCTACTCGATCGGGGAGCTTTCCCGCCGGACCGGTTTGCCCGTGAGGACCATCCGGTTCTACTCCGACTCGGGGGTGGTGGCGCCGACCACACGAAGTCCCGCCGGCTACCGGCTCTACGACGCCCACGCACTGCTCCGTCTGGAACTCCTGCGCACCCTGCGTGAACTGGGCATGGACCTGGCCACGGTCCGACGGGTGCTGGACCGGGAGCTCGCCATGGCGGACGTCGCCGCGGCGCACGCCGACGCTCTGGACATCCAGATCCGGGTGCTGCAACTGCGTCGGAGCGTCCTGCGAGCCGTGGCCAGAGGCGGGTCCGGTCCCGAGGAGACGAAACTCATGCACAGGCTCACGCAGTTGTCCGGCGAGGAACGCCGACGGCTGATCGACGATTTCGTGGACGGCACCTTCGGCACAGCGGATGCCGCCCCGGCCGCGGTGGCCATGGTCCGTGCCGCCACTCCCGACCTCCCCGACGATCCCTCCAGCGAGCAGGTCGAGGCGTGGGTGGAACTCGCCGGGCTGGTCGGCGACGAGGACTTCCGTGCCCGGATGCGCCGCACGGCCGTGTACCAGGCCACCGGGCGAACGCCGGACATCGAGAGCGAGGCCGGCGAGGAACTGATGGAGTTCACCCGTCGGAAAGTCGCCGAGGCCGTGGAGTCGGGCATCGACCCGCTCGGAGACGGGGGCACACGCGTCGTCGACGACCTCGTCCACCGTTTCGCCGCGGTGTTCGCGCGCACCCCTGACACGGAGTTCCGGGACTGGATGGCCCGGCAGTTCGAGGAGGCGCACGATCCCCGGGTCGACCGCTACTGGCGGCTGGTGTGGATCGTCAACGGCTGGCAGGTGGTGCCGAACCTCGAGCCGATGTACCCCTGGCTCATCCACGCCCTGCGAAATGACCGCGAGGCGTAG
- a CDS encoding MBL fold metallo-hydrolase, translated as MTALGDLIEIDDRTVLVLGQELDLAHDQPDVANALVHRAGDTLVLVDTGVTPAFRAALRAAADRVGPWSRALLLTTHGHPDHVGNNDLADELGVPAEHCVPAPDLDQMRDPESYWVRSFERIAWAAPLPAPALADKVMSLFAPMRPFAATTRTYEERPPERIRIGSLRFTGWTFADGAVRVLRSQGHCAGHVIVHLGDCGVLHLSDEGNGPCGAMVDADQLKIQTVLGAVAGLFEQEEAAVLTDGHTFAVRRGAEAASHLDGLLAQATALQEAALGLTGGSGPIRPSTFTTRYAQAIAELGAGGANPNEMFTAMMALNQLRELGLRPEPAADADADAPWSRPTLRNPPPPR; from the coding sequence ATGACCGCGCTCGGCGACCTGATCGAGATCGACGACAGGACCGTGCTGGTCCTCGGCCAGGAACTGGACCTCGCGCACGACCAGCCGGACGTCGCCAACGCCCTGGTACACCGGGCCGGAGACACCCTGGTGCTCGTCGACACCGGCGTCACCCCGGCCTTCCGCGCGGCGCTGCGGGCGGCGGCCGACCGCGTCGGGCCCTGGTCCCGGGCGCTGCTGCTGACCACGCACGGTCACCCCGACCACGTCGGCAACAACGACCTGGCCGACGAGCTGGGCGTGCCCGCCGAGCACTGTGTCCCCGCCCCCGACCTCGACCAGATGCGGGACCCGGAGTCCTACTGGGTGCGGTCCTTCGAGCGCATCGCCTGGGCGGCGCCGCTGCCGGCCCCCGCACTTGCGGACAAGGTGATGTCGCTCTTCGCACCGATGCGGCCCTTCGCCGCGACGACCCGCACCTACGAGGAGCGGCCGCCGGAGCGGATCCGGATCGGCTCGCTGCGGTTCACCGGCTGGACCTTCGCCGACGGCGCGGTCCGGGTGCTGCGCAGCCAGGGCCACTGCGCCGGGCACGTGATCGTGCACCTGGGGGACTGCGGCGTCCTCCACCTCTCCGACGAGGGCAACGGCCCCTGCGGTGCGATGGTCGACGCCGACCAGCTCAAGATCCAGACCGTGCTCGGCGCCGTCGCCGGCCTCTTCGAGCAGGAGGAAGCCGCAGTCCTCACCGACGGGCACACCTTCGCCGTGCGCCGGGGTGCCGAAGCGGCGTCCCATCTGGACGGCCTGCTCGCGCAGGCCACCGCCCTGCAGGAGGCGGCACTCGGGCTGACCGGCGGGAGCGGGCCGATCCGGCCGAGCACGTTCACCACCCGCTACGCGCAGGCCATCGCCGAGCTCGGGGCGGGCGGCGCCAACCCGAACGAGATGTTCACCGCCATGATGGCGCTCAACCAGCTCCGCGAACTCGGCCTCCGCCCGGAGCCGGCCGCCGACGCCGACGCCGACGCACCCTGGTCCCGGCCCACACTCCGCAACCCCCCACCGCCCCGGTAA